Proteins from one Cicer arietinum cultivar CDC Frontier isolate Library 1 chromosome 3, Cicar.CDCFrontier_v2.0, whole genome shotgun sequence genomic window:
- the LOC101514538 gene encoding uncharacterized protein encodes MEGNKQVGSSSSFTSELFGSNDLHPSSSSGIFDSIFSPSPKVFGRESLNSALNGKTVTEGLNSKIDYISKGSDGENQKKTAYKDMSSIYQEQRVQPCHLSSSIYYGGQDIYSHPQSTRDSGLNTMYKKDGGEDDSGSASRGNWWQGSLYY; translated from the exons atggaaggAAACAAGCAAGTTGgttcttcatcttctttcacTTCTGAACTCTTTGGTTCCAATGACTTAcatccatcttcttcttctggAATTTTTGACTCTATTTTTTCTCCATCTCCTAaa GTGTTTGGAAGAGAGTCTCTGAACTCTGCACTGAATGGGAAAACTGTCACTGAGGGATTGAACTCCAAAATTG ACTACATAAGTAAGGGAAGTGATGGTGAAAATCAGAAGAAGACAGCATATAAGGATATGAGTTCTATTTATCAAGAACAAAGAGTTCAACCATGTCACCTTAGTTCATCGATCTATTATGGTGGCCAGGACATATATTCTCATCCTCAGAGTACACGAGATTCGGGATTGAACACTATG TACAAGAAGGATGGGGGAGAGGATGATTCAGGAAGTGCCTCAAGAGGAAACTGGTGGCAAG GATCTCTCTATTATTAA